From Musa acuminata AAA Group cultivar baxijiao chromosome BXJ3-8, Cavendish_Baxijiao_AAA, whole genome shotgun sequence, one genomic window encodes:
- the LOC135645698 gene encoding agamous-like MADS-box protein AGL80 produces the protein MARSKVRLSWIVNDSTRRATLKKRRKGLLKKVEELSILCGVDACAVVYAPNEHQPQMWPPPPDTARIIARFRKLPEIERTRKMINQESFLHQRVSKLVEQLRRLHRENHEIGITKLMFEGLRGRDFDDLCLEDASALTWMVETKLRMIYEKREEVSKRLSMPPPQPQAAAALAATATETQQTPPAPPPPTGWSNPVNHGQQAVEAVQQPNWVTDVMVNWSQQDSDNLLVDLTTTWPATLFH, from the coding sequence ATGGCTAGGAGCAAGGTTAGGCTATCGTGGATTGTCAACGACTCCACACGCCGGGCCACCCTGAAGAAGCGGCGCAAGGGGCTGTTGAAGAAGGTGGAGGAGCTGAGCATTCTGTGCGGGGTGGATGCGTGCGCGGTGGTGTACGCGCCGAACGAGCACCAGCCGCAGATGTGGCCGCCCCCCCCGGACACGGCCCGGATAATAGCGCGCTTCAGGAAACTTCCGGAGATCGAGCGCACCAGAAAAATGATCAACCAGGAGTCCTTCCTCCACCAGCGGGTCTCCAAGCTGGTGGAGCAGCTGCGCCGGCTGCATCGCGAGAACCATGAAATCGGGATAACCAAGCTGATGTTCGAGGGGCTCCGGGGCCGCGATTTCGACGACCTGTGCCTCGAGGACGCCTCTGCCCTTACCTGGATGGTGGAGACCAAGCTGCGAATGATAtacgagaagagggaggaggtctCCAAGCGGCTGTCCATGCCCCCGCCGCAGCCGCAGGCTGCCGCGGCTCTTGCAGCCACCGCCACTGAGACGCAGCAGACGCCACCGGCCCCGCCACCACCCACGGGGTGGAGCAACCCGGTGAACCATGGACAGCAGGCGGTGGAGGCGGTCCAGCAGCCGAACTGGGTCACGGACGTGATGGTTAACTGGTCGCAGCAGGACAGCGataatttgcttgtggatctcaccACCACATGGCCGGCTACCCTGTTCCACTGA